The Streptomyces sp. TLI_105 DNA segment TGCGCGATCCGCGCCGCGCCCGTCGCCTCCACGGCGAGGACGACGACCAGCAGGAACCAGTACAGCCAGCCCACCGAGAAGCCCGCCCAGCGGCCGAGCGCCCGCTCCGCGTGCACCGAGAACGCGCCCGAGGCGGGCATCGCCGCCGACATCTCGCCGAGCATCCGCATGACCAACATCGCGAGCGCGCCGGCGATCAGGTACGAGACCACGATGCCGGGCCCGGCGACGGCGATGCCGGCGCCCGAGCCGACGAAGAGCCCGGCGCCGATCACGCCGCCGAGCCCCAGCATCGTCAGATGACGCTGCTTCAGGCCGTGGGAGAGGGGCTCCGGTTCGGGAGCGAGGGGCTCGTGCATGTGGGGGCTCGTGTTCTCTGACGGTTTATGGAGACCCCACAGTCTCTCCAGGGAACATCCCCTGGCGCAAAAGGGACCTCCGAGCATGAGTCCCCAGTGACAAGCGTCATGTGGCGCGAGGTGTGATCGGCGGCCTTTGTGCGATCTCCACGAAGCGCTCGCCCGCCGCTTTGTCGGCGGCTGACGGTGATCGACCGTTCACACCTGGCATACCGTCAACCTGTCCCTCCCACCCTCACCCCGCGGAGTACCGATGAGCACCGCCGCCGCCCCCGTCCGCACCCTCCGGGCGGGCACCGTCCTCGCCGACCTCATCCCGTCGAGCCGCGCCCGCGACATCGCCCTGGTCGTCGGCGGCGCCGCCCTCACCGGCCTCGCCGCGCAGCTCTCGGTCCCGGTCCCCGGCTCCCCGGTCCCGGTCTCCGGCCAGACCTTCGCCGCCCTGCTCGTCGGCACCGCGCTCGGCGCCCGCCGCGGCTTCCTCGCCCTCGCGCTGTACGCGGTCGCGGGCATGGCGGGCGTCCCGTGGTTCGCGCAGGCCACCTCCGGCTACGGCATGCCGTCCTTCGGCTACGTCCTCGGCATGCTCCTCGCCTCGACCGTCGTCGGCGCCCTCGCCCGCCGCGGCGCCGACCGCTCCGTGCTCCGCACGGCCGGCGCCATGGTGCTGGGCTCCGCGATCATCTACGCGGTCGGCGTGCCGTACCTGGCCCTCGCCACCGGCA contains these protein-coding regions:
- a CDS encoding biotin transporter BioY, which translates into the protein MSTAAAPVRTLRAGTVLADLIPSSRARDIALVVGGAALTGLAAQLSVPVPGSPVPVSGQTFAALLVGTALGARRGFLALALYAVAGMAGVPWFAQATSGYGMPSFGYVLGMLLASTVVGALARRGADRSVLRTAGAMVLGSAIIYAVGVPYLALATGMTLGQAVAAGLTPFLIGDALKAALAMGALPAAWKFVGRKG